AGCAGCACATACACTATCCACATGATGTGAAAACTTCAATTGTTTGTCAAATATTACACCAAGGTCTGTCTCAACTTCGACGGCGGGAATAGGTGTATTCTCGTCTGACATGTAGTAATTTATATTAACGAGGATTACTTCGACCATAGTGGATGACCTTGCACTTCTCTTGATTAAATGGTAGTTGCCACTGTTGGGACCATTTTAAGAGTCTTGCCAGATCGGCTTGTAGATTTTTACCAACCAATGGAGAGCGAATTGACGAGAAAATTTtggtatcatctgcaaatagctTGACTTCTGATGTAGTGTTACAAATAATATCAGGAATGTCATTTACATATAACAAGAACATAGCTTCCTTGGAGCTGCGAATGGGATTACTGCAACAAGTAACAAGTAACTTTAGAAGCTGATGAGAGGAAAGGCTGATGACTAACCAGCACTACTACTAGATAcaacgtaggcctatataaacCACTGCTTGGTTGAGTAGTAATCTCTGCAGCAGTTGACAATCTCATCATTTACATTGGCTGTGCGTAGATTACAGCAGTTCTGTTGTGTTAATACACTATGGAACCACGCCATGGTGTACATGTAGAAGGGTTTTGCCTTAATTAAAACATGTTCAAAACTCGTGCAAGTTAAACACTGCAAGTGCGTTTCAAGCATTTGGATTTATTAATTACTCACTTCCAGTTGTGCTTGCCTAGATCTATGTTGTGCAGTGCACTCTCTAAAAcagactagaaaaaaaaatcacaaaaaccaTTGTGaaatacaatttacaaaatGCAGAAAACTTTACATGTCCAGACTACAGTGTACAGCATTACTGATcccaattgaaaaaaaaaaaaggtcagtcAGTAGGATAACTGCACATGGATATGAGTGAAAATACAATTTTAACCCAATACAGTAGGCAGTGATATTAAGGTTGTATTGTGCTTAAACCTGTAATCAATCAGTACCATTAATACAATGTAAACATACAAATTAAAGATGATTTTATGCACAATGAAGCAGCTCAAAGCcaaattctttcattcattcattttgttctcCTCTCTCCCCTTCACATTTTCTATGCTAACCTAAACTTCGTCGAAAATACCTTGATACATGTACGGTAGTATATGTGTAGCCGTACTACTGGTGTAGTTATCGGTTTTGCCGTGTTTTAAATGTTGACACAGGAATGGTACCTTTCACCCTTGGGATGACATCGCTGGTACATGTATGCTGAGCTAAATTTCCACTCCAGACGTTGATGACTAAAAAATGGCAGACACTGAGAAAGctgagatggagagagagaaatccgGAGAAAATGGTGCCCTGGATGAACCTCAGACAGATGAGGAGCTGGAAAGGCTTGTCGACAAGGAACTGGATGATGAAGAGGTAATAGATGTTATTGTATTCTTCTTGTTTCTTAATTCTCCAACAAAATGCATGATGCTAATGAATCAGTCATTGTAAATTCAACATTCAAAGTTATCCAGTCAAATTTCGGGAATATGTTCTCCTTCATGATTCTTTCCTAATCCCAGCACTCAAGATTACTGCTGATAAAAAAACATTAAGGCAAATCTATTTTGTTATCCTCTTACCTACTATCACTTGAAAATTAAATGTGAAATATCACTTTATCCTGGGGAGTGAAAAGAATGTACACCTCAAATATTACCCAGCAGAACTGATCGTATGGAAATAGCTAATTTACTGCACTGTAactatgtacaattgtacagcaGTGTGAAACAcatgttgaaaaacaaaaccttgCCCTATGAAGACGCCTAGTCCAGAtgtatgaataattatgatgatgatgatgataataatgatattaataataatgattataatcataataaaacaatcatagaaaaaaaaataaatgcattgcTTGTCAGACCAAAGTGCATGAAATTATTAGGGATGTTTATTAATTATAATTGTAAGTAATGTAAGTTGTAAGTGTACAGTATTTCACATCTTGGCAAAGTGGCTCAGGCAGTAGCGTACTGCCTTGCAGTCAGGCGGCTCAGATTCAAAGCCTAGTGAGTCttgctgagcaatgttgtgacATGTTATCATTCCATCTCTTCTGTACAGTCTGTAGTTGAGGCGAGTCACTCTGTCCCTCCAATAGCACTCACAAAAATTGAGGTCCTGTGTATGAATGAGTCATAATCCATGTAAAAAGAtctcacttcattcattcatccatcacAACCATAGCGCAGGGCTTTATTCTGAAGAGGTGGTCCATTCCAAATACACACACTGGGTTGTTTTCATGGAAGACTGGCTgcattaggctgcgttcacatagaagtatactattcgggtattcgggctcgttttttgagggcacgcgaatagcttgaatcgaacgataggatttcctcacaccggttcacataagagggcactattcgaaagtacgaaTAGCTGcaaaaagtatagcaaagtgggaatcgagcttgttcaattttcttgcagcgtataccgtctctcgtttatgaaatagtgacacttttggtctggatttgccctttagcaaaaataagcatgtagactgacgttctgatgcagtttagaaattgttaacaagatttgctgggatgtaggaggaagaaatcctcactgcatgggatggtgagttgacggtgcgggtgatggtttATTCggtgcccgaatagcgaatagcgaatagcgaatagcgaatacttctatgtgaacgcagccttatgaTAGTGCAGTGAGATATATGGGTTATCCCAGGCATTGGTTATAGTATGCGGAACATGCCTTGCCCAGATGGAAGTCTGCATGTAAATCTAATCTAATCTTTATGACACTGTAGCATGGTAATGAGAACCAAAAGACTGCTATCCCAAAGCAAAATGCATCTCTTTGGTTGATGAAAATCAGAAATGCACACAATGAAATGTTGGCCAATGATTGATTACCATGCCCATACAAATAGCTGAAATGCTGAGAAAGCCTGTGAGAATAACAGATTATTCAACTCATAGAATGCAGATCAATAAATCCATGATGACTAGATGCAGTTCCAGACCCTGTTACGATGTCTGTTTTAAACATTGTTCTTCTAACACCTGGCAATAGAAAGTGCTTATTACATTGCATATTGTTGGGGCAATACGACCTTGtattaaaaaatgtttaaataTTCAGGaaagccaaaaaacaaaacagaacaaaagaaaagaaaacaaaacatgccaACCAGTGATGTGCAATGTATACTTGGTCTCAGTCAGAAATGAACAGTGTGCTGCACATTTCAGGGGATTACGAGCACTTCCTACATATGTAAGCATTCAAAGAggaaatactgtatatgccatttAACGAGtcttaattttcatgaattaggacttcccgacaatttcacaagtggttaaacTTGCGATAGTGAAGCACGGTGCTGAATGGAGAAGGTgtgtgtcacattcatattgggatcagagtttttattttcgcgtgtctttaatttcgcgaatagcacctgacttgcgaaattcaGGAAAATGAAAACCTCGCGAAATTTTCGGCGTAtgcagtacattgtattacatgtTTCAAATGGTAGGTCATTTTCTATCTTGTGTGTCACTGAAGCAAAGAATTCAGATTTCCAAGTAGAATACCAGcactaattaaaaaaaacaacaacaaagtattaAATCAATATCAAGTATCTTTCATTCATGCTGCTACAATTTACAACTCATAACCAAATGCTTCACTTTTGGAtttaaaatgcaaacaaaagcCCCTTTCTTTGTTACAGTCAGTTTTGATAGTAAAGATACAATGTAAGTTACCGTGTAAGTAAGCATTTTGTGgcaatttgtttttccttctaaAAATAAGTTTGTCAGGATTCTGTGAGGATATTatctttgtacatgtagttctgcTGTTACATGTAGTTTGGGACAAAGATGTATTGTGAAAGAAATTTGCCTTTTGAATCTTTTCTATTCTTTATCACATGAGGTCTTGTGATTGTTTGATAATTTAGACCAGCATAATAGAAACACTCGTACATGGTATGTACAAGCTTGCTGTGGACTAGTAAAAAGTTCCAACATCAGTGTGGATATtctacaatatacattgtaggtgtGTACAATCATGCATTTTGGGTCTGTTGCATGAAAATTGTATCAGTTCTTCAATGTTGATATTCTTTTGAATGATGGAGCAAACTCTTCATTCTATGCTGGAATGTCATGGATCCTGTTGTTGCTGTGCTTCTCAACCTTTTGTAGCCCAAGGCCCACTTAAAGGCTCCTACAAGACATGTACATTTCTACATACTTTTTGGAggctcatacatgtacagtattgtattACAGTTTGGATCAATATATcatgagtcttttttttttattgaattttggccAACATTGTAGCCAATGTGCAAGCTTTGCAGCCCATTAGTGGGCTGCTGCCCATTGGTTGAGAAGCATGGCTCCAGTGTATAGTctagaaaaagaagagaaattgtCAGTATTTTTGGCTCTCTCAAGCTAAAGACTCAAGCGAGTCACTGTTATCACATAGTATCATGCTTCAATACAGTTGTGGATAGATTGAACAGCAGACAGTACACAATTACACTGTACAACGTATGTCCATTTATTCTGAATGTTATCTTAATCTTGAGTAGACACATGAATTTTTATCAAAACTTTACAAGGATTACTCTGAATgaagaagaacaacaagaaaaaaaaacgaacaaaaaaaaaaacacacaacctTATTTGATATTGTTAAAAGTGGCACCAGAGGACCCAGGAATGACCAGTAGAGGGGAATATATGGTATGTCAAAAAGTTAGAAATAATAAGATGTTTTGGGAGCCTCCCAATCCATGAggaaaaagcaaaacaagacaagacaaaacaaaataaaataaaataaaataaaataaaataaaataaaacaaaaaagcagcGATGATGTGATGTATTAATTGGCTGAAGTCCCATAGCAAAGATTGCCAATTATAATGCTCATCAAAGTTCTCAAACTCAAGGTCATTCTTTAATGGACTTACAGAATGGCTTTTTTAATGTGATTGTTAATTTCCTGATGTCAATCAAGTAGTCATTTCATTACTGCCTATTTCCTTCATTTGCTCAGGATGCTGCTGAAAAAGGAGATATTGATGCTCGACAGCGAGCTATTGATGAGGAGTTACGCAAACTACGGGAAGAACTTCTATCCAACTCCCCAGATGACATGGAGGAAGAGTATGATGTGGCAGCCAGGGTTAAACAACTCAATGAGGAACTAGCCAAAGAAGGACCTGtagaggagaagaagaacagGAAAGTGTTCTTTCATGAGAATGTTGTCAGCATGGCAGTTCCTCCTCCAGAATACACTGAGGATGAGGTTGCCATGGCAAATGAAGAGGCAGGGAGGCTGGATGGTGAAGGAGGAGATGGGAACATTGGAGAGAATGGGAGAGAGTCTGGTCAAAATGACATCAAGGAAGCTGAAGAAACTAGCCAGAAATCTCCTCAGCAGCAAGAGACTGAGAGCGAGGAAAACCAAACCCAGAGGACAGTGGAAGAGGACAGCATCAAGAACATTCTACCAGATACCGACAAGACAGCTGATGGCATATCTAGGCAAGAAATCAAAAGTGATGAGGCAGACCAGAAGACCCcatcacaaaataataatgagagTTTGCCAAACAGAACTGAGGGGGATGGGCGAAGTGTGACACCAGAAAATAGCAGTCACCAAGAGCAGGAACAGGTACAACATGCTGCAGCAACTGAAACAACAGATCCTGTGAACAAGGAGGATTCAACTTCTCAGCAATCCAGTGCACCTGATCAGACAGTGACTAATGTGGAGAGTACTAATGTTGTCAGTGGTAGTGGTGATCCAAATGATATTGAGTTGGAAAAGTTAAGACTTCTTGATAGACCACAGCAGCAGAGTAATAGAAATCCAAGCTTGAACTCTTCTGAGGAGAGCACTGGGAAAGATTTAGGAGATGATGAACATGTCCTGATCGAGCGAGGAGGGAAATTCTTCTATGTCAATGTTCAAGACTTGAGTCCAGAAGAAAGGGAAAGCTTAGGTGTGATACTGCCTGGAGTTCAGTCAGAGCCAAGTGAAAACAAAACTGTATTCCCTGTA
The sequence above is drawn from the Diadema setosum chromosome 19, eeDiaSeto1, whole genome shotgun sequence genome and encodes:
- the LOC140242537 gene encoding uncharacterized protein encodes the protein MADTEKAEMEREKSGENGALDEPQTDEELERLVDKELDDEEDAAEKGDIDARQRAIDEELRKLREELLSNSPDDMEEEYDVAARVKQLNEELAKEGPVEEKKNRKVFFHENVVSMAVPPPEYTEDEVAMANEEAGRLDGEGGDGNIGENGRESGQNDIKEAEETSQKSPQQQETESEENQTQRTVEEDSIKNILPDTDKTADGISRQEIKSDEADQKTPSQNNNESLPNRTEGDGRSVTPENSSHQEQEQVQHAAATETTDPVNKEDSTSQQSSAPDQTVTNVESTNVVSGSGDPNDIELEKLRLLDRPQQQSNRNPSLNSSEESTGKDLGDDEHVLIERGGKFFYVNVQDLSPEERESLGVILPGVQSEPSENKTVFPVVQPKPPEKPRPATATGGSSSLRHQRSTPPRAMSAKTSKEYDRQERQAAIYEEPFGNVRSRYGMTPEQKQFRREQARLRAQKAAEEKEREEREKREKEETCDGVFKAWLEKKRDEAAKRRQEEKERRKAEMENKEERFPEEAFTAWMERKKDQKKAEKAVMQRLTAEEREAYFLRSREDCERAFKQWVRSKNASLRQAHSFQRATSLESKKRARQSRKSQNLAKALEVAQAYRYNEYYGYRF